The DNA sequence ATAAGCTTGGTTGGGTAAATGTAGACAATGACTCTAGTTTGGTGAATTTAGACTTGCTCTCAGACTTGGATATCGGTCTTGTAAAAGAACAGTTGTACGCCTTCAAGGCAAAGCAAGTGGAGGTTAGAAATCTGCAAGAAGGACGATTAAGCCAGATGTCGATTGACGATATTAAAAGGGAGATCCGACAAGAAGAGCGAGAAATCAGTGATGAACGCTTGCGCAAAGAGCTCCTTACGAATGAATTGATCACACTGACGGATGCCTACAACCGAGAACTGAACCTCTTTAAAAGCGGTCGTATCGGTGACTATAACCGGGTGAGGGAAAAAGAAGCCAGCAAGCTTCAATACGAGCGCTATGTGCTCGAAGCAGAATCCAGTATCAAAGCCAGTGAAGCAAACATCAACCTCTTGCGGCGACAGTTGGCCACCACGGCTACCATATCAGAGGCCAGCAAGCAAAAAGCAATGGATGATTTGCGCACGGAGTTTGAAAACCTCAGGGCAGCTGTTGACGACTGGCGGCGCCGAAATCTCGTTGTTTCTACCATTGATGGGGTAGTGATTCTGGATGATGTCCAGGAAACCAATTACGTAGAATCAGAAGACCGACTGGCGGTCGTCATCCCGGCTTCTCCATCCAGCCTGATTGGCAAAACGGAACTAAAACTGAACGAATCAGGGCAGGTCGCCGAAGGGCAAAAAGTGATTGTTGATTTTTACAGTTTTCCCGCACAGCAATATGGTGCCGTCGAAGGCGTCGTTACGGTGAAAAGTAAAATCCCCACAAAAGATGATACCTTACCCATCGAAATCCGCTTCCCCAAAGGCCTGGTAACCAACACCGGGCGCAGTTTGGAAGTCGGCCAAGACATGGCTGGAGATATGACCATTATCATCGAAGAAAAACGGCTGATCAGCTGGTTGTTGCAACGACTGTAAATCCATGCTTTCTCGTTAAAATATTTCTTTTACTTTTGCAGCGCAATGAGAGTATTCTATCAGCTGGAAGACCTCCCTCTATTTAAGCGGGCGGTACTGACCATCGGCTCTTTCGACGGAGTTCACAGCGGCCATCAACAGTTGCTTGCCCGTATTAACCGCCTGGCGCACCAGAGCGGGGGCGAGAGCATTGTTATTACCTTCCATCCCCATCCCCGCCAGGTTATTTATCCCAAGGATGATTCTTTACAGTTGCTTTCCACAATTGAAGAGAAGGTTGCCTTGTTTGAGCGTTACGGCGTCGACAATGTCATTGTCGTTCCTTTTACCGTTGCTTTTTCGCAACTTAGTGCAGATGAATATATCCAGCGCTTCCTGGTCGATAAGTTTCACCCGGCAACCATCGTCATTGGTTATGATCACAAGTTTGGTCTTAACCGACAAGGAGATATAGAATACCTCAAGTGGCACAGCAAGGATGCAGGCTTTAAGGTGGTAGAAATTGAACAGCAGGAAGTGGACGATATTGCCGTTAGTTCTACCAAGATTCGCAACGCCCTGCTGTCGGGCAAAGTACAAGAAGCTTGCCGCTGGCTGAACCATGAATATTCCCTTACGGGTAAAGTTGTTCACGGACAGAAGCTTGGTACGAAATTAGGTTTCCCAACGGCCAACATTCAGCCTTCCAATAAGCATAAACTCGTACCTGCGGATGGTATCTACGCCGTAAAAGTACACCACCAGGACGAAGAATACGGAGGCATGCTCTACATCGGCAGTCGGCCGAGTATCGCTGGCATTGACGAGCGCGTCATTGAAGTCAATATTTTTGATTTTGATCAAAACGTTTACGGTCAGGAGCTGACCATCACCTTGGTGGAATTCATTCGCGGAGACCAGCATTTTTCCGACCTGGAAGGTCTGAAGGCCCAGCTGGCGGAAGATCGTACGACTAGCCTGGAACTGCTGGAACAGGGTAGGGGCAAAGCTCATTTTGTTACTGGCAACCCCGAAGTAGCGGTGGTGATTCTCAATTACAATGGCGCAAAATATTTGCAGGAATTTCTTCCTTCCGTGCTGGAATCTTTGGCCCAAACGGAATATCGCCTGATTGTTGCCGATAATGCCTCTACGGATGATTCCCTGGATATCTTGCACCATGAATTTCCTCAAGTAGAGGTACTGCGGTTGGAAAAAAACCACGGCTTTGCCGGAGGCTATAACGCTGCTTTGACCCAAGTGGAAGCCGATTATTTCGTGCTGCTAAACTCTGATGTCAAAGTAACAAAAGACTGGCTCCAACCTTGTATAGCTCAAATGGAGGCTGATCCTGAACTGGCGGCTTGTCAGCCTAAAATAAAGTCCTTTGCTAGACCCAAGTATTTTGAATACGCCGGAGCAGCTGGCGGTTGGATCGATGTGTTAGGTTATCCTTTCTGTCGGGGGCGGATTTTTGCTACGGTAGAAAAAGACAAGCAACAATACGAACAGGAACAGGAAATTTTCTGGGCTTCCGGAGCCGCTATGTTTGTCCGGGCCGACCTTTTTCGCTCTTTTGGCGGATTTGATGCGGACTACTTTGCCCACGCAGAAGAGATCGACCTTTGTTGGCGTTTTAAGCGCGCGGGTTTTAGCATCAAAGCCATTCCTTCTTCTGTGGTTTACCACTTGGGTGGAGGAACACTGGCGTACCAGTCCGTTAGGAAAACCTACCTGAATTTTCACAATACGCTGGTGACCAGCTTCAAAAACGAATCCCGCAAAAAACTACTTTGGTGGCTGCCCCTGAGGCTATTCATGGATGCACTGGCGGGAGGGCTGTTTCTCCTCCAAGGGAAATGGCAGCATATTGGTGCTATCGTACGTGCCCACTGGCATTTTTTTCCTCGGATCGGTTACTGGATAGAGCGACGTAAAAGCTACAATGCACTGATAAAGTCACTGGCAATTGGACCGGAAAATAAAGAAGGCATCTACCGTGGCAGCATCGTTTGGGCTTATTATGGTCGTCGAACCAGGTCTTTTAGAAAATTACCAAAGCAACGCTTAAATGGCTAAACAAAAATTGGAGATTTTACACGAAGAAGAAGCGTTTTTGGTAATCGACAAACCCAGCGGGATCTTGAGTGTCCCCGATCGTTATGATCAGGATTTGCCCAATGCCAAACACCTCTTGCAGGAGATGTATGGCGATATCTTCACCGTTCACCGTATTGATAAAGACACCAGCGGCTTGCTTTGTTTTGCCCGTACGCCCGAAGCACATCGACACCTTTCGCAGCAGTTTGCCGCCCACACGCCTCATAAGGTTTACCTGGCCTTGGTTGAAGGCATTCCTATGCAAGAGGAGGGCATTATAGAGACCCCACTCATCGAAGATCCTCGTAAGCCAGGTCGTATGACTACCGCTGCCAAGGGATTGAGTGCTTACACTACTTATAAAATTGCAGAGACCTTCGTCAATTTTAGTTTGCTCGAAGTAGGTATCAAAACTGGCCGAACGCATCAGATCAGGGTTCACCTTCAATCGATTGGGCATCCAGTGGTCGCCGATCCTTTTTATGGCCGTCGTCAACAGTTACTTTTGTCTTCCCTCAAGGGAAAAAAATACCGTTTAGCCAAAGGCAAAGAAGAGCGGCCGCTGATGGATCGTACGGCTTTGCAAGCTCATCAGCTAGCATTTGAACATCCTGTCAGTGGAGCACAGGTAACGTTTACCACCGAGCTCCCCAAGGATTTCCGAGCGACCTTGAATCAATTGAGTCGCTGGGATAAATAATCATGTTCATGTTTCGAGGAACCCTCTTACACGAACTGCTCCATTTGCCAAACTACTGGAAGGTCGTAAGGGCTTCTCCTGATCTACCTTACCCTGTACAAAAAATAGCTTTTGGTGATCACTATCGTCAATATTTCCTGATCGTTGAACCCGCTGAGCCTCCGTTGGGATGGATCATATACTGGCACGGCGGCGGTTGGCAGTTTGGTAGCCCGGAACAGTTTCAAAAAACGGCTCACCCCTTTCTGGATGCGGGATACGGCGTTATCATTCCCAGTTACCGCCGGTTGCCCTGGAACGATTTTCGAACGATTCGCCAGGATACGATAATGGCCTTGGCTGCTTGCCGCAATTTCTGGCAAAGCAAGGGTAATCCTCACCCGCACGTTGTACTTTTAGGAATGTCGGCTGGTGGGCACCTGGCTTCCATTGCCGGTTTAGATAAAAGCATCCTTCAAGAAGCAGGTTGGGACCTTGCCCAAATCAAAGGAGTCGTTGCCTGCGGAGGAGTACTTGATTTTTCTTTGATGAAAAACAATCCTATCATTCGCCTTCTGGCAGGTCACCCCGAAAGAGCTACTTATAGCTTAGCGAATCCGGTCGCGCAAATAGCTAAACAAACCGCTAAGCTTCCCCCTTTTTTACTCATTCACGGTACTAAAGACGGCATGGTACCTTACGAGGCCGTGGTGAGTTTCCAAAAATGCTACCGCGAGCATTCTTCTGCCTCTACTTGCGACTTAATAACCATGCAGCGAGGCACTCACCTCGATGCCGCCCGCTGGATGTTTAAGGATACGCTATTGCGTCAAAACATCATGGCAAAAGTAGGAAGATGGTTGATGGTTGATCGTTGATAGTTGTAGGTTGACCATTGACCTTCCCTAAATAACGTTGACAGGTTTATCAATCATTCTACTTAAAAGCTGAGTGCTAGTTGTCCATCTTCTTTTGGCAAACCAAGCTTAACAAATGCGGGCAGAATCTGACTTGTCCCATCAAAAGCTCCGCTACTGGGATAAGTCAGATTCTGAGCCGCCATTGGCTGGTATTCCAACTCTTTTGCTTCGCCGTCTCGTATCAACAACGATGGTGGTCTTTGCCCCTTACTCTCCTCAAGATAACATTCAAATCCCAAAGGTGCAATTCGCAGCGGTAACTGACTATGGTGACGCACTTTGTTGTAGTTCTCTACAGCCCTCTTCACGTACCTTCTCAGTGCTCTATAATCTCTGATTGGCCAGTGCTCAAGGTATTCATTCTTGATCACATCATTGAGCTTCTCTGCGTACGCATTGTCCAATGCTGTAATGCACATGCTAGAGCTGATTCCTCGTGACCTCAATACTTCTATAAAGTCATTGCTGCGATACTGGGAGCCCCCGTCACTGTGGAAGATCAGTTCACTCAAATCCATACCACGACGCAACCGCAAGGCCATTTTCAGTGCCTCTATGTTTGCTCTAGCTCGGAGGTTATCACTTACGCTATAGCCCACTATAAGCCGGGAATACACATCTATGATAAACGTCAGATAGTAATACTTGTCCTCTAGGCGATAGTAAGTCGTATCCGATTGCCAAACTCGGTTTAAACCTATGATAGTAAGCAACTTAACTAAATTAGGATACCGTAAACCACCACTCTTCGTAGTTCTAACATAGCTCCTTTTTCGTTCCAGCGAATGACCCAATAGAGTCATCTCTCGAATAAATGCATCGCGACCTAGTCCTTCTGGCTGGATCATATAGTAGGCCTTTTCAAGACCCAAACCTCCGTGATCTGCACGGTGTGTCAACAGCATTGCTTCCGCTGAATACACCCCGTCCTGATAATCCGCTCGCCGACGTAAATATTGCGACAGCGATTGACGCGAAGTACCTAGTGCAGCATATACTTGTTCATTACTTGGACTCTTCATTTCTGATCTGTATTTCGACAAGAGCCGGACAAGGGAGTCGTAAAACCACTTTTTTTTTCAACATCTATTCCTGCTTCACGAAGCTCCTCTATAAAGCTCTCATAGTAGTCCAATTTAATTTGTTTTTGACCTAGAGAACGTTCTAGTTCAGCCACCCGCTTTTCCAGCAATTTAACCTTCTCCGTCTGGGAATTTGGTACTTCCACTATTATCGCTTTTTGTTGATCGTACGCGCTGTACTTACTTATCCAGCGGTACAGAATATTTACATGGATACTGTATAAACGACCCATCTGGGCCACGCTAAAGGTACCTTCTTCGTAGTCCTTAACTCGCGCTTTTTTAAAGGTTTCACTGTAATTACGACGCCTTTTGGGCCGATTAACCTTATTCGTTGACTTCATTTTTAACTAAATTTGTTGTCAACGTATTTCAGGGATAGTCACATCAACCATCAACCTACAACCTACAACCTCACCGCCTCAACCTCAGCGATTCCTTTAGGAATAGCATCGCCAATCAAGCGAGCACCATTTTCAGTAATCAATAAGTTATCCTCGATTCTTATTCCTCCAAAATTGAGGAAGGGAGCTAAAGCGTCGTAATTGACAAAATCTTTGAATTTGCCCTCCGCTTGCCAGCGTTCAATCAGGGTGGGGATAAAGTAAATGCCGGGTTCTACGGTAAGAGCAAAACCAGCCTCTAGTTGTTTAGCCAAACGCAGGGACTTTAACCCAAACTGGGTAGAACGCTGGGTGTGTTCATCA is a window from the Lewinella sp. LCG006 genome containing:
- a CDS encoding bifunctional riboflavin kinase/FAD synthetase; translation: MRVFYQLEDLPLFKRAVLTIGSFDGVHSGHQQLLARINRLAHQSGGESIVITFHPHPRQVIYPKDDSLQLLSTIEEKVALFERYGVDNVIVVPFTVAFSQLSADEYIQRFLVDKFHPATIVIGYDHKFGLNRQGDIEYLKWHSKDAGFKVVEIEQQEVDDIAVSSTKIRNALLSGKVQEACRWLNHEYSLTGKVVHGQKLGTKLGFPTANIQPSNKHKLVPADGIYAVKVHHQDEEYGGMLYIGSRPSIAGIDERVIEVNIFDFDQNVYGQELTITLVEFIRGDQHFSDLEGLKAQLAEDRTTSLELLEQGRGKAHFVTGNPEVAVVILNYNGAKYLQEFLPSVLESLAQTEYRLIVADNASTDDSLDILHHEFPQVEVLRLEKNHGFAGGYNAALTQVEADYFVLLNSDVKVTKDWLQPCIAQMEADPELAACQPKIKSFARPKYFEYAGAAGGWIDVLGYPFCRGRIFATVEKDKQQYEQEQEIFWASGAAMFVRADLFRSFGGFDADYFAHAEEIDLCWRFKRAGFSIKAIPSSVVYHLGGGTLAYQSVRKTYLNFHNTLVTSFKNESRKKLLWWLPLRLFMDALAGGLFLLQGKWQHIGAIVRAHWHFFPRIGYWIERRKSYNALIKSLAIGPENKEGIYRGSIVWAYYGRRTRSFRKLPKQRLNG
- a CDS encoding transposase; the encoded protein is MKSPSNEQVYAALGTSRQSLSQYLRRRADYQDGVYSAEAMLLTHRADHGGLGLEKAYYMIQPEGLGRDAFIREMTLLGHSLERKRSYVRTTKSGGLRYPNLVKLLTIIGLNRVWQSDTTYYRLEDKYYYLTFIIDVYSRLIVGYSVSDNLRARANIEALKMALRLRRGMDLSELIFHSDGGSQYRSNDFIEVLRSRGISSSMCITALDNAYAEKLNDVIKNEYLEHWPIRDYRALRRYVKRAVENYNKVRHHSQLPLRIAPLGFECYLEESKGQRPPSLLIRDGEAKELEYQPMAAQNLTYPSSGAFDGTSQILPAFVKLGLPKEDGQLALSF
- a CDS encoding alpha/beta hydrolase fold domain-containing protein is translated as MFRGTLLHELLHLPNYWKVVRASPDLPYPVQKIAFGDHYRQYFLIVEPAEPPLGWIIYWHGGGWQFGSPEQFQKTAHPFLDAGYGVIIPSYRRLPWNDFRTIRQDTIMALAACRNFWQSKGNPHPHVVLLGMSAGGHLASIAGLDKSILQEAGWDLAQIKGVVACGGVLDFSLMKNNPIIRLLAGHPERATYSLANPVAQIAKQTAKLPPFLLIHGTKDGMVPYEAVVSFQKCYREHSSASTCDLITMQRGTHLDAARWMFKDTLLRQNIMAKVGRWLMVDR
- a CDS encoding RluA family pseudouridine synthase, with translation MAKQKLEILHEEEAFLVIDKPSGILSVPDRYDQDLPNAKHLLQEMYGDIFTVHRIDKDTSGLLCFARTPEAHRHLSQQFAAHTPHKVYLALVEGIPMQEEGIIETPLIEDPRKPGRMTTAAKGLSAYTTYKIAETFVNFSLLEVGIKTGRTHQIRVHLQSIGHPVVADPFYGRRQQLLLSSLKGKKYRLAKGKEERPLMDRTALQAHQLAFEHPVSGAQVTFTTELPKDFRATLNQLSRWDK
- a CDS encoding transposase, which produces MKSTNKVNRPKRRRNYSETFKKARVKDYEEGTFSVAQMGRLYSIHVNILYRWISKYSAYDQQKAIIVEVPNSQTEKVKLLEKRVAELERSLGQKQIKLDYYESFIEELREAGIDVEKKSGFTTPLSGSCRNTDQK
- a CDS encoding HlyD family efflux transporter periplasmic adaptor subunit, whose amino-acid sequence is MTDDIDIRSEEVQELLGTPPHWLVRWGLLFALVLIIITVWLLYWITFPETVTSVIRIKREDPEIELITPRSGHISNILVRSEDTVVAGQTLIVLKSPADFNDIHDLDDKLGWVNVDNDSSLVNLDLLSDLDIGLVKEQLYAFKAKQVEVRNLQEGRLSQMSIDDIKREIRQEEREISDERLRKELLTNELITLTDAYNRELNLFKSGRIGDYNRVREKEASKLQYERYVLEAESSIKASEANINLLRRQLATTATISEASKQKAMDDLRTEFENLRAAVDDWRRRNLVVSTIDGVVILDDVQETNYVESEDRLAVVIPASPSSLIGKTELKLNESGQVAEGQKVIVDFYSFPAQQYGAVEGVVTVKSKIPTKDDTLPIEIRFPKGLVTNTGRSLEVGQDMAGDMTIIIEEKRLISWLLQRL